One window of the Microtus ochrogaster isolate Prairie Vole_2 unplaced genomic scaffold, MicOch1.0 UNK5, whole genome shotgun sequence genome contains the following:
- the Dcaf16 gene encoding LOW QUALITY PROTEIN: DDB1- and CUL4-associated factor 16 (The sequence of the model RefSeq protein was modified relative to this genomic sequence to represent the inferred CDS: inserted 2 bases in 1 codon; deleted 2 bases in 2 codons; substituted 1 base at 1 genomic stop codon): MGPRISSPDHLTESKREEEECPTHLSEEDPKMPNLKLLENLSRQVNNLLKYSKTWKCLDPKSXLYYAELLEQNNAVHKLQGTGLRLSHCSLCVPKLEPIPECPSPASCEGSAFQKPLKSHSQCMRHHATLNGALQFATKQLSRALSRAISKRGCVNHFPDSCISCFCXTKGVKETA, encoded by the exons atGGGCCCCCGAATTTCATCTCCTGATCATTTAACAGAATCAAAACGTGAAGAAGAA GAATGCCCTACCCATCTCTCTGAAGAAGACCCCAAGATGCCCAACCTTAAACTTCTTGAGAATCTTTCCCGCCAGgttaataatcttttaaaatattctaaaacttgGAAATGTTTAGATCCCAAATCCTAATTGTATTATGCTGAACTCTTAGAACAAAATAATGCAGTCCACAAACTTCAAGGGACAGGTCTAAGGCTCTCCCATTGT TCCCTTTGTGTCCCCAAACTGGAACCAATTCCTGAGTGTCCCTCTCCGGCCTCTTGTGAGGGCTCAGCTTTTCAAAAGCCCCTTAAGAGTCACAGTCAGTGCATGAGACATCATGCTACTCTAAACGGAGCACTGCAGTTTGCCACCAAACAGCTAAGCCGAGCACTGAGTAGAGCCATTTCCAAACGTGGATGTGTAAATCATTTCCCTGACTCTTgcatttcttgtttctg gacaaagGGAGTAAAAGAAACAGCCTGA